The DNA region TTGATCCTTGGTGACGCGGTCGACCGAGAAGTAACGTGCTTCGGGGTGGCCAAAGTACAAGCCGCTGACTGCCGCGCCCGGGTACATCGCGTAGCTGGATGTCAGTTCGACGGTGGTGTTGGCGGTTGCGTCGAGCAACTCGAATAACGTCTTTTTTTCGGTGTGGTCCGGGCAAGCCGGATAGCCCGCTGCGGGACGGATGCCGCGATACTTTTCATCAATCATTTCTTCGGCCGACAGATTTTCGCTCTGTCCGAATCCCCAATCCACGCGGGCTCGTTGGTGCAGCATTTCTGCGAGAGCTTCGGCTAGTCGGTCGGCGATGGCTTGAACAATGATCGATGACTCGTCATCGAGTTCGTCTTTGTACTTCTTTGCTAAGGCTTCGGCGCCGATGCCAGCAGTCACGACAAAGCCACCGATATAGTCTTCGCGACCGCTATCAACCGGTGCGACGTAGTCGGCAAGCGAGCGATAGTCGGTCGTGCCTTTGCGTTCCCATTGCTGACGCAGACAGTGGAACCGTTTCGCTTCGGTCGTCCGCGATTCGTCGGTGTACACGATGATATCATCGCCATCGGATGCGGCCGGCCAAAACGCGTAGGCAGCTTTGGCTTGCAGCAAGTTTTCGGCGATCACTCGATCCAACATCGCGTTGGCCTTTTCGTAGACCTCTTTGGCGATTTCGCCAACGACTTTGTCTTGGAAAATCTTGGGGTACTTGCCCTTCAATTCCCATGTCATGAAGTACGGTGACCAGTCGATGAACGGTCGAATTTCGGCAAGCGGAATATTGTCCAAGACACGCGTGCCCGTGAACGAAGGCTTGTCGATCGCGACGGTCTTCCAATCTGTCGCAAATCGTTTTTCGAGAGCCTCGGCATAGGTGACCAGTTTCTGTTGTCGATCGCGGTAACTGGCGACCAACTTCTCTTGTTCGACGACGTTGGCTTTGATGAACTCGTCACGATTGTCTTGGTTGAGCAACTTTTCGACGACACCGACACTGCGACTCGCGTCCAAGATGTGCAACACCGGGCCATCGTAAGCTGGGGCGATGCGAACGGCGGTGTGCTTCGCACTTGTCGTCGCGCCACCAACCAACAACGGCATCGTCATACCGGCGCGTTTCATTTCACGGGCGACGTGGACCATCTCATCCAAGCTGGGCGTGATCAACCCGCTCAATCCGATCATGTCCGCGCCATGCTTGACCGCTTCTTCCAAGATCTTTTCGCACGACACCATCACGCCCAAGTCGATGACTTCGTAATTGTTGCACTGTAACACCACGCCGACGATGTTCTTACCGATATCGTGGACATCACCTTTTACCGTTGCGATCAAGAACTTGCCGCGTGCATCGTCGCTCTCGATCCCCGCCAGACGCTTTTCCTCTTCCATAAAGGGTTCAAGGTAGGCAACCGCCTTTTTCATAACACGCGCGCTTTTGACGACCTGGGGCAAAAACATTTTGCCTTGGCCGAACAGGTCACCCACGACACCCATGCCATCCATCAAAGGTCCCTCGATGACTTGCAAGCACTTGTCGTAGTGCTGTCGTGCTTCCTCCGCATCCTCGACAATGTACTTGTCGATGCCCTTGATCAACGCGTGCTTCATCCTTTCTTGGATCGTTCCCGATCGCCACGCCAGGTCTTCGCCGGACTTTTTCTTGGTGCCGGTGCCCTTGAACGATTCGGCGAAATCCAACATCCGGTCAGTCGCGTCGGCGCGACGGTTCCACAGAACGTCCTCAACGTGTTCAAGCATGTCTTTGGGAATTTCTTCGTAGACCTCGAGTTGGCCCGCGTTGACGATGCCCATGTCCAAGCCAGCTTTGATCGCCCGGTAAAGGAACGCGCTGTGGATGGCTTCGCGGACGACATCGTTGCCACGGAAACTGAAACTGATATTGCTGACGCCACCGCTGGTTTTTGCGCCAGGGCATTCTTTCTTGATCCGGGTGACCGCATTGACGAAGTCGACGGCATAGTTGTTGTGTTCATCCATGCCGGTGGCGACCGTCAGAATGTTGGGATCAAAGATGATGTCTTCGGGTGGGAAATTGACCTGGTTGACGAGCAAGTCGTAGGCTCGTTTGCAAATTCGAACCTTATTGTCTTCGTCGGCGGCTTGGCCTTCTTCGTCGAACGCCATGACGACGGCGGCCGCACCGTATTGACGAACCAAGCGCGCGCGGCGAAGAAACTCAGCTTCACCGTCTTTCAATGAAATCGAGTTGACGATCGATTTGCCTTGAACGTTTCGCAGGCCTGCTTCGAGAACTTCCCACTTGCTGCTGTCGATCATCACCGGCACGGTCGCGACGACTTCGTCACCGGAAATCAAACGCAAGAATCGCGTCATCGCTTCGGCGCCGTCCAACAGCGCGTCGTCGAAGTTGATGTCGATAATCGTTGCGCCGTTTTCAACTTGTTCGCGGGCGACTTCGACGGCTTCTTCG from Rubripirellula tenax includes:
- the metH gene encoding methionine synthase yields the protein MLQADSTDTQLNELIRERILLLDGAMGTMIQRLGLDEAGVRGERFSEHHKDLKNFSDILCLTHPEKITGIHAAYYEAGSDIVETNSFGASPVGMIEFDLPLELVDEINHAAVACARKAADEWTERTPDKPRFVAGSIGPTTRQLAISTTEDPAHRGAEFMEMVDSYRAQVKSLCEAGVDILLPETAIDTLNLKACLFAISDYFDGGGRRVPVMASGTFADGGRTFVSAQSVEAFWTAINHFPLLSVGMNCAMGPDVMRPHIEELSKVAGIPISCHPNAGLPNEMGQFDLGPAAMAAKVGEYADNGWVNILGGCCGTTPDHIAAMADRIGRSKPKKIKSLPTLTRLSGTLPMAMRPEIPFTMVGERTNVTGSRKFANLIRNEKYEEAVEVAREQVENGATIIDINFDDALLDGAEAMTRFLRLISGDEVVATVPVMIDSSKWEVLEAGLRNVQGKSIVNSISLKDGEAEFLRRARLVRQYGAAAVVMAFDEEGQAADEDNKVRICKRAYDLLVNQVNFPPEDIIFDPNILTVATGMDEHNNYAVDFVNAVTRIKKECPGAKTSGGVSNISFSFRGNDVVREAIHSAFLYRAIKAGLDMGIVNAGQLEVYEEIPKDMLEHVEDVLWNRRADATDRMLDFAESFKGTGTKKKSGEDLAWRSGTIQERMKHALIKGIDKYIVEDAEEARQHYDKCLQVIEGPLMDGMGVVGDLFGQGKMFLPQVVKSARVMKKAVAYLEPFMEEEKRLAGIESDDARGKFLIATVKGDVHDIGKNIVGVVLQCNNYEVIDLGVMVSCEKILEEAVKHGADMIGLSGLITPSLDEMVHVAREMKRAGMTMPLLVGGATTSAKHTAVRIAPAYDGPVLHILDASRSVGVVEKLLNQDNRDEFIKANVVEQEKLVASYRDRQQKLVTYAEALEKRFATDWKTVAIDKPSFTGTRVLDNIPLAEIRPFIDWSPYFMTWELKGKYPKIFQDKVVGEIAKEVYEKANAMLDRVIAENLLQAKAAYAFWPAASDGDDIIVYTDESRTTEAKRFHCLRQQWERKGTTDYRSLADYVAPVDSGREDYIGGFVVTAGIGAEALAKKYKDELDDESSIIVQAIADRLAEALAEMLHQRARVDWGFGQSENLSAEEMIDEKYRGIRPAAGYPACPDHTEKKTLFELLDATANTTVELTSSYAMYPGAAVSGLYFGHPEARYFSVDRVTKDQIESYAKRKGETIREVERWLSPNLAYDPV